One region of Diabrotica undecimpunctata isolate CICGRU chromosome 6, icDiaUnde3, whole genome shotgun sequence genomic DNA includes:
- the LOC140444578 gene encoding zinc finger MYM-type protein 1-like, with protein sequence MNEAVAEAEKSDVEQTFPLLRQRKTKLQFSYEGTDETVFDPKQKFKISFYFQILDTTIQSLQRRFGGIDKCHDLFGFLGNFQNLDSDVMKRSCMDLDLALQIQHELNVRKAIDGHDLHNEILSYKVLNPLTDSSKISDSSIDILNYITKKNLQSLFPNLFIALRIFLTLPISVASGERSFSKLKFIKNYLRTSMCQERLSDLAVISIENKICEAIDHNEMINELVSVKARRVML encoded by the coding sequence ATGAATGAGGCTGTAGCAGAAGCAGAAAAAAGTGATGTAGAGCAAACATTTCCATTATTAAGACAAAGAAAGACGAAGCTTCAATTTTCGTATGAAGGTACAGATGAAACAGTATTCgatccaaaacaaaaatttaagatcagtttttattttcaaattttggacACAACAATTCAATCCCTACAAAGACGCTTTGGGGGAATAGATAAGTGCCacgatttatttggatttttgggtAATTTTCAAAATCTAGATTCTGATGTGATGAAAAGATCATGTATGGATTTGGATTTAGCTTTACAAATTCAACATGAATTAAACGTACGCAAAGCTATTGATGGTCATGATTTGCATAATGAAATTCTGTCATACAAAGTTCTTAACCCACTCACAGACTCTAGCAAAATTTCGGATTCGTccatagatattttaaattatataacaaagaaaaatttacaatccTTGTTTCCAAATCTATTTATAGCCTTGAGAATATTCCTGACCCTTCCAATTTCGGTGGCATCTGGCGAAAGGAGTTTTTCAAAGCTAAAgttcataaaaaattatttaagaacgtCAATGTGCCAAGAAAGGCTATCAGATTTGGCAGTcatttcaattgaaaataaaatttgtgaagcCATTGATCACAATGAAATGATTAATGAGCTTGTATCTGTGAAAGCACGACGTGTCATGTtgtaa